DNA from Agathobaculum sp. NTUH-O15-33:
GCGCAGCTTGCCGCGTACCTGCTGGAAAGGGGGCTTACGCCTGTATGAACGCGATAGAAGCGGAAAGCCTTACCTATGTGTATGAGGATGGAACAAAGGCCCTTTCGGACCTGCGCCTCGCTGCGGCCGAGGGCGAGATCACCGGCATTCTGGGCGCGAACGGCGCGGGCAAATCCACGCTGTTTTTGTGCCTGAACGGGGTGCTGCGTCCCACGGGCGGCACGGTGCGCGTCGGCGGTTCGCCGGTGTCGTACGACCGCAAGGGGCTGCAAAATCTGCGCCAGCAGGTCGGCATTGTGTTTCAGGACCCGGACGATCAGCTTTTCTCGGCCGACGTGTACCGCGATATTTCGTTTGGCGCGGTCAATCTGGGCCTGCCGGAAAGCGAGGTGCGCGCGCGCGTCGAACGCGCGATGGAGCGCACCGGCGTGATGGCCCTAAAGGACAAGCCGACGCACGCCCTGTCCTTTGGGCAGAAAAAGCGCGTGGCGATCGCGGGCGTGCTCGTCATGCGGCCCAAGGTGCTCATTCTGGACGAGCCCACCGCTGGTCTGGACCCGGAGGGCGTTGCCGATATTTTAAAGCTGTGCCGCGAATTTCAGCGCGATCTGGGCATGACCATTTTGCTCGCCACGCACGATATCGATCTGGTGCCGCTCTACTGCGACCGGGCGTATATCATGGCGGAAGGGCGCATGGCGGCCTGCGGCACGCCGGAAGAGCTGTTCCGCGATCCGGCGCTGCTGCGCGAAAACCATCTGCGCCTGCCCAGAATTTCGCACCTGATGGAGATCCTCCACAATGAGGACGGCTGCGCGGTGGACACCGCCGCCGCGACCATCGGCCGCGCCCGGCGCGAGATCAAGCGCCTGACCGGAATAGAATGATTGGAAAGGAATTTGCCGTGGAGCAGTATGTTGTAAAAAACCAAAAAAAGCTGCGCCGCGGCGTGACCACGGGCAGCTGTGCGGCGGCGGCGGCCGAAGCCGCCGCGCGCCTGCTGCTGACGGGGCGCGTGCCCTCGGCAATCCTTTTGCCCGTGCCCGCGGGCGAAACCCTTGCGCTGACGCCGGAGGAGGCTGCGCTTTTGGAGGGCGCGGCCTCTTGCGCCGTGCGCAAGGACGCGGGCGACGACCCGGACGTGACCGACGGCATCCGCATTTTCGCGCGGGTGGAAAAGCGGCCCCACGGCACCGCGATACGGGGCGGCGCGGGCGTGGGCCGCGTGACAAAGCCCGGCCTGTCGCTGCCCGTTGGCGAAA
Protein-coding regions in this window:
- a CDS encoding ATP-binding cassette domain-containing protein gives rise to the protein MNAIEAESLTYVYEDGTKALSDLRLAAAEGEITGILGANGAGKSTLFLCLNGVLRPTGGTVRVGGSPVSYDRKGLQNLRQQVGIVFQDPDDQLFSADVYRDISFGAVNLGLPESEVRARVERAMERTGVMALKDKPTHALSFGQKKRVAIAGVLVMRPKVLILDEPTAGLDPEGVADILKLCREFQRDLGMTILLATHDIDLVPLYCDRAYIMAEGRMAACGTPEELFRDPALLRENHLRLPRISHLMEILHNEDGCAVDTAAATIGRARREIKRLTGIE